A section of the Epinephelus moara isolate mb chromosome 3, YSFRI_EMoa_1.0, whole genome shotgun sequence genome encodes:
- the spns3 gene encoding protein spinster homolog 3: MEPEDKPKPRWSIGSNSGLQYGSFANSLSSLTPRAEEEEKPGISPRRAYIAVAVLCYVNLLNYMERYTIAGVLSNIQKFFEISDSTAALIQTVFICSFLLLAPLFGYLGDRYNRKYIMIGGLSVWLVTAAGSSFVTESHFWVLMLLRGMVGVGEASYSTIAPTIIGDLFVGPKRSTMILVFYILIPVGSGLGYIVGAGVATLTGDWRWALRITPILGVVGLVLLFFLCPNPPRGAAETHGQGVTGSSSYLEDIKYLLKTKSYVWSSLGVTATAFLTGALAFWMPTFLSRAQVSQGLQPPCVKEPCSATDSYIFGAVTVVTGILGGCLGSGLSRWFREKVPNADPLICAVGLLGSAPCLLITIFVASASIPATYVFIFIGEVLISLNWAVMADILLYVVIPTRRSTAEALQISVCHLLGDAGSPYLVGAISDAIRRSKSATHDWNFHSLKYSLLVCPFVGLLGGVFFLLTSFYIIEDRKTAALLVEGNPPPQPNPASEPHMELSVGNKSNHANNLSVNTES; encoded by the exons ATGGAGCCAGAGGACAAACCAAAACCTCGATGGAGTATTGGCTCCAATTCTGGTCTACAGTATGGCTCTTTTGCGAACAGCCTTTCCTCACTTACACCAagggcagaggaagaggagaaaccAGGAATATCACCTAGACGCGCTTACATAGCTGTGGCCGTGCTTTGCTACGTCAACTTGCTCAACTACATGGAACGGTACACGATAGCAG GTGTCCTTTCCAACATTCAGAAATTCTTTGAAATAAGTGACAGTACAGCTGCACTTATACAAACAG TTTTCATCTGCAGTTTCTTGCTCTTGGCCCCTCTCTTTGGTTACCTTGGGGACCGCTACAACCGGAAATACATCATGATTGGTGGTTTGAGTGTGTGGCTAGTGACTGCAGCCGGCAGCTCTTTCGTCACTGAGTCG CACTTCTGGGTCCTGATGCTGCTGCGAGGCATGGTCGGGGTAGGAGAGGCCAGCTACTCCACCATTGCTCCCACTATCATCGGTGACCTCTTTGTCGGGCCTAAACGGAGCACCATGATCCTTGTCTTTTACATCTTAATCCCAGTCGGAAG tggtCTTGGATACATAGTCGGGGCAGGGGTTGCTACTCTCACAGGGGACTGGCGCTGGGCTCTCAGG ATCACTCCCATCCTGGGTGTAGTGGGACTAGTCTTGCTGTTTTTCTTATGCCCCAACCCACCCAGAGGTGCTGCAGAAACCCACGGACAGGGAGTCACAGGGAGCAGCTCTTACCTGGAGGACATCAAGTATCTTCTGAAAAC TAAAAGTTATGTGTGGTCATCATTGGGCGTAACAGCTACGGCCTTCCTCACTGGAGCCCTGGCTTTCTGGATGCCCACTTTTCTGTCCAGAGCTCAGGTCAGTCAGGGCCTCCAGCCGCCATGTGTCAAAGAGCCCTGCAGCGCCACAGACAG TTATATCTTTGGTGCTGTGACAGTGGTGACAGGCATTCTGGGAGGATGTCTCGGCAGCGGTTTGTCAAGATGGTTTAGGGAAAAGGTCCCAAACGCGGACCCCCTCATCTGCGCAGTAGGCCTGCTGGGATCGGCTCCTTGCCTCTTAATCACCATCTTTGTGGCATCAGCAAGTATCCCCGCCACTTAT gtTTTCATTTTCATCGGTGAAGTACTGATATCACTGAACTGGGCTGTCATGGCCGATATACTGCTG TATGTTGTCATACCGACCAGAAGATCCACAGCTGAGGCCCTCCAGATTTCAGTGTGTCATCTCCTGGGTGACGCTGGGAGTCCTTACCTAGTAGGAGCG ATCTCTGATGCTATACGCAGATCCAAATCTGCAACTCACGATTGGAACTTCCACAGTCTGAAGTACAGCCTCCTGGTCTGCCCATTTGTTGGGCTCCTGGGTGGAGTCTTTTTCCTCTTGACTTCCTTTTACATCATTGAAGACAGGAAGACAGCTGCACTGTTGGTTGAAG gAAATCCTCCACCACAACCGAATCCTGCATCTGAGCCTCATATGGAGCTGAGCGTCGGGAACAAAAGCAACCATGCAAATAATTTATCTGTAAATACTGAAAGTTAA